In Anaerococcus prevotii DSM 20548, the genomic window GAAATTTAGGATCGAATTTTGAAGAGATTTTCGCTAAGATGAACGAGCTTGCCCCAGAAGGTCTTGTAGTTTTCTTCGACATGGGATCATCTATGATGAATGTCGAAACAGCTTATTCTATGCTTGACGAAGACTTGAAAGAGAAAGTCCTAATTGCCGGAAGTCCCCTAGTAGAATCAGCTCTAGAAATTAGTCTATCTATTAATGAAGAAACCAGTCTAGATGATATAAAAGAGAAAATATCTTCCTATAAATTTAATAAATTGGATTGATAATTAAGAATAAAGAAGGATAATATAAATAGTATTTGGCAGTTGTCTGATGACGACTGCTTTTTTGTTTGTAATATATAGAAAAGGATAATAAATGAAATTTAATGAATTAAATATAGGAAATGAAATTTTAAGGGCAATTGATGATTTAGGCTACGAAAAGCCAAGTCCCATCCAAGAAGAGTCTATCCCCCACCTTTTGGAAGGGAATGATCTAATAGGAAAATCTCAAACAGGAAGCGGGAAAACTGCGGCCTTCGCCATACCAATTATAGAAAATATCGAAGCAAATGGAATAACTCAAGCCCTCATCCTCTGTCCAACAAGAGAGCTTTGTATACAAGTATCAAAAGAAATCGAAAAGCTTTATAAATACAAGAAAGAAATCAAAATCCTTTCTGTCTATGGTGGAAGTCATATAGTAAGGCAAATCAAGAGCCTAAAAAAAGGAGTAGAAATTGTAGTTGGTACTCCTGGAAGACTGATGGATCTTATGAGAAGAAAGGTCTTAAAGCTCGACCAACTTAAAACAGTTGTCTTGGATGAGGCTGACGAAATGTTTGATATGGGCTTTAGGGATGATATGAAATTCATCCTTGATAGGACAAATCCCAATAGACAGACTTGTTTCTTTTCAGCAACTATGGGACCTGAAATCCAAGAATTTTCTAAGCTTTATCAAACTAATCCCTACGAAGTCAAAATAAAATCTAAAGAAGTAACTGTTGATAGGATCGACCAATATTATATTAAACTTAAAGAATCTATGAAGGAAGAAGCCTTGATGCGACTTCTAGAAATCCATAAGGCAAATCTTGCTATCGTATTTTGTAATACCAAGAGAAAAGTCGACAGGCTTGTAGAAAGTCTCACCAAGAAAAACTACCTAGTAGACGGCCTTCATGGAGATCTCAAACAAAGTAGTCGTGACCAAGTCATGAAGAAGTTTAGAAATAAAACCATCCAAATCCTTGTAGCGACAGATATAGCTGCTCGTGGTCTTGATGTGGATGATGTAGATATTGTCTTTAACTATGACCTACCTCAGCTTGACGAATACTATGTCCACAGGATTGGAAGAACAGCCAGAGCTGGCAAAAGCGGTCTAAGCTTTTCCCTAATCTCAGGTCGTGATAATAATAGGCTAAGGCAAATCGAAAATTATACCAAGGCCAATATAAAACAGATGCCCGTCCCAACCCTTGTCCAAATGGATAGGCAAAGCGACCTTCGTCTTATAGAAGATATTTCATCTAAGCTTGATAAAAATGAAGACCTCAGTAGAGAAAAAGATATACTAATAAGACTTATGGAAAAAGGCTATGATCCATTTATGATCTGCCAGGTCTTACTTAAAGATAAGCTAGATATTAATAATAACCACGAAAAGCTTGAAGGAATTGACCTTAAATCGGAGAAGAAATCTAAGAGTAAGTCAAATAATAAAACTAAAAAGAAATACGACAAGGAAATGACAACTCTCTTCATGAACAGGGGTAAGATTGATAATTTCACCAAGGATAAGATAATAAAGGCCCTAGCAAGAATGGCCAAAGTCCCAAAGGATAAAATAGGCCAAATCAGGATTCAAAAAACCTATAGTTTTATAGATATAGAAAAGCCTGAAGCCTTTAAGGCAATTAGGGCAATTGATAATAAGAAAATATCTAGCAAAAAAGTTAAAATAGAAGAATCAAATAAATAGTTAATTTAAAAATCGTTCCATAGCTTAGATGAAGTTTCCGACAGGTAGAGGGCTCAGAAGCCCCCCAAAGAGTCAAATTCTAAGAATGGAACGATTTATTTATAAGATTAAATTCTTTTACTTATTTTCTTCTCTCTTAGCCTTATTTTCTTTGGCTTTTTCTAGGAAGTTTTCCTTGGCATAGGCTATAATATCATCTGATTCATACATGGCCTTGCCATCTATTACCATACAAGGAACTTGGACCTTGCCGCCTACTTCATATAATTTATCTTGATTTTCATATCCTGAAACAACATCTTCTATGTTATATGAAGGGAATTTTATTATATCATTTTTCTTAAAATAATTAAGAACCTTTAGGCAAAATGGACAATCTGGTTTGAAGAATAGTTCAAAATCCCATTCTCTTTTAATTTCTTTTCTCATAATAATCCTTTCTTCTATATAAACTCTATCCTTACATATCTACCCCAATAATACTTGTATAATCTTATAATTTTGGAGATGCCTTGTATGATGTATGAAGAAGATTATGTGCTTTCTCTGAACCAGGCTCTTTCAAGTATTCATCATAGAGGTCTTTAATATAAGGATTCTCATAAGATTTTCTAAGCTTTTTGGATTCATCCAATTTGTAGAGACCTTCTGATCTTTTTTTTAAGATAGAAATATCTCCATGATGATAAGGTTGACCTCCTCCACCGATACAACCTCCTGGACAAGCCATTACCTCGATAGCGTCTAGGGATATTTCTTTATTCTTTAATTTTTCTAGAAGTCTTCTCGTATTTCCCAAACCATTGGCAACCGCAATCTTAATTTCTCTTCCCTCTATATCAACTGTAGCGTATTTTATTCCTCTAAGACCTCTTAAATCATAAAACTCAACTTTTTCTAAGTCTTTTTCTGTAATTATATTATAGGCCGTACGTACTGTAGCTTCGATTACTCCACCACTCGTACCAAATATGTCACCAGCTCCTGTAGACTCTCCCATAGGGTTATCGAAATCACTATCTTCCAAAGAAGCAAAGTCAATTCCAACTTCCTTAATCATCTCTGCTAACTCCCTTGTCGTAATTACTGTATCAACATCAGAGTAGCCTTCATTTTCTAGCTCATCTCTTTTAGCTTCATATTTCTTAGAAATACAAGGCATAACAGATACTACAACTATATCTTCTGGATTAATTCCTTCTTTTTCAGCATAGTAGGACTTAGCAATTGCTCCAAACATCTCATGAGGGGACTTGCATGTGGAAGGTATATCGATCATGTCAGAAAACTGTTGTTCCATGAAATTAACCCAACCTGGACAACAAGATGTAAGAATTGGAAGCTCTCCTTTTCCCTTTAGTCTATCTACAAACTCGTTTGCTTCTTCCATTATTGTAAGGTCTGCCGCAAAATTCGTATCAAATACCCTATCAAATCCTAGTCTCCTTAAAGCTGTTACGATTTTTCCTTCGACATTAGTTCCTACTCTAATACCAAACATCTCACCCAGGGCAACCCTAACTGCTGGTGCAACTTGTACTATTACATGTTTGTCAGATGAAAGGGCCCTCCAGACTTCTGGTATATTTGACTTTTCTGTAAGAGCCCCTGTAGGACATACTGATAGACATTGGCCACAAAAGGTACAAGTCGTCTCAAACATGGACCTATTGAAGGTTGATCCAACATGAGTATAAAAACCCCTTCCAACTTCTGCAAGAGCTCCAACGGTTTGAACCTCGTTACACATAGTCTCACATCTTCTACAAAGAATGCACTTGTTTGGATCTCTAATTAGTGAATATGAATTATCATCAATTGGTAGACTCCTCATCTCTCCTCTGTATCTTATCTCTCTAATATTTAAGTCACAGGCGAGCTCTTGGAGAGTACAGTCCAGGTTTTTGGCACATTTCAGGCAATCGGATGGATGATCTGATAAGAGTAGCTCGACAATAGCTCTTCTCGCCCTGATCACTCTTTTGCTATCCGTTCTAATATTCATTCCTTCTTTGACGAAAGTAGCACATGAAGGAATTAATTTATCCTTGTCTATATCTTCTACTAAACATACCCTGCAGGAAGCAAGCTTATTTACAAACTTTATATCGTGAAGATCCATATGACATAAGGTTGGAATTTTGATATTTAAAATACTTGCAGCTTCTAGGATTGTAGATCCTTCATTAACTTCTACTTCTCTATTATTTATCTTTAACTTAAGCATACAAACCTCCTAGGCCAAAGCTATAGCATTTATTGGGCAATTATCTTTACACTGGCCACATTTAATACATTTGTCTTGATTTATTTCATGTTTTTTGCGAGCTTCTCCAGCTATAGCCTCATTAGGGCATAGTCTCTTACACTTACCACATCCTATACAATCTTCTCCTATGGTATAATTTAAAAGGCTAATACATCTTTTGGATGGACAAGTTTTATTTTCATTTACATGGGCCTCATATTCATCATAAAAATATCTCATTGTAGAAATAATCGGGTTAGGACTAGATTTGCCAAGTCCGCAAAGTGAAGCTTCGGATACTATTTCTGATAATTCTTCTAGCTTATCGAGTGTTTCATGATTAGCTTTACCTTTAGTAATATCATCGAGCATTTCAAATAATCTCTTATTGCCAATTCTACAAGGAGTACATTTACCACATGACTCGTCTACAGAAAATTCTAGGAAAAACCTAGCAACATCAACCATGCAGTCATCCTCATCCATAACTACCATGCCGCCTGATCCCATTATGGAACCTATAGCTCCCAGTGATTCGAAATCACAAGCTGTATCGAAGAGCCTTTTAGGTATACAACCTCCAGAAGGACCTCCAGTCTGTACTGCTTTAGCATCCTTATCATTCTGAATACCTTTTCCTATATCATAAACTATTTGATCTATGCTAGTTCCCATCTCCACTTCGACAAGACCTGCATTTTTAACCTTGCCGGATAGGGCGAAGACTTTAGTACCTGGAGATTTTTCTGTTCCAAAGGACCTAAACCAAGCTGAGCCCTTATTAATAATTTGGGCGATATTGGCGAAAGTTTCTACATTATTTATTACAGTAGGCTTACCCCATAGCCCTCTTACAGTCGTCCTGTATTCCTTGTTACGAGGCATGCCTCGCCTTCCTTCTATTGACTCCATTAGTGCAGTTCCCTCACCACAAACAAAAGCACCTGCTCCAAGTCTTAGCTCTATATCAAAAGAAAAATCTGATCCTAATATATTATCTCCTAAAAGATTATATTTTTTAGCCTGATCAATTGCTATTTCAAGAGCTCT contains:
- the dhaM gene encoding dihydroxyacetone kinase phosphoryl donor subunit DhaM, whose product is MINILIASHSKDLAKGLSDIIGQMTTDVRIEYSGGDDEGNLGSNFEEIFAKMNELAPEGLVVFFDMGSSMMNVETAYSMLDEDLKEKVLIAGSPLVESALEISLSINEETSLDDIKEKISSYKFNKLD
- a CDS encoding DEAD/DEAH box helicase; amino-acid sequence: MKFNELNIGNEILRAIDDLGYEKPSPIQEESIPHLLEGNDLIGKSQTGSGKTAAFAIPIIENIEANGITQALILCPTRELCIQVSKEIEKLYKYKKEIKILSVYGGSHIVRQIKSLKKGVEIVVGTPGRLMDLMRRKVLKLDQLKTVVLDEADEMFDMGFRDDMKFILDRTNPNRQTCFFSATMGPEIQEFSKLYQTNPYEVKIKSKEVTVDRIDQYYIKLKESMKEEALMRLLEIHKANLAIVFCNTKRKVDRLVESLTKKNYLVDGLHGDLKQSSRDQVMKKFRNKTIQILVATDIAARGLDVDDVDIVFNYDLPQLDEYYVHRIGRTARAGKSGLSFSLISGRDNNRLRQIENYTKANIKQMPVPTLVQMDRQSDLRLIEDISSKLDKNEDLSREKDILIRLMEKGYDPFMICQVLLKDKLDINNNHEKLEGIDLKSEKKSKSKSNNKTKKKYDKEMTTLFMNRGKIDNFTKDKIIKALARMAKVPKDKIGQIRIQKTYSFIDIEKPEAFKAIRAIDNKKISSKKVKIEESNK
- a CDS encoding glutaredoxin family protein; this encodes MRKEIKREWDFELFFKPDCPFCLKVLNYFKKNDIIKFPSYNIEDVVSGYENQDKLYEVGGKVQVPCMVIDGKAMYESDDIIAYAKENFLEKAKENKAKREENK
- a CDS encoding NADH-dependent [FeFe] hydrogenase, group A6; translation: MLKLKINNREVEVNEGSTILEAASILNIKIPTLCHMDLHDIKFVNKLASCRVCLVEDIDKDKLIPSCATFVKEGMNIRTDSKRVIRARRAIVELLLSDHPSDCLKCAKNLDCTLQELACDLNIREIRYRGEMRSLPIDDNSYSLIRDPNKCILCRRCETMCNEVQTVGALAEVGRGFYTHVGSTFNRSMFETTCTFCGQCLSVCPTGALTEKSNIPEVWRALSSDKHVIVQVAPAVRVALGEMFGIRVGTNVEGKIVTALRRLGFDRVFDTNFAADLTIMEEANEFVDRLKGKGELPILTSCCPGWVNFMEQQFSDMIDIPSTCKSPHEMFGAIAKSYYAEKEGINPEDIVVVSVMPCISKKYEAKRDELENEGYSDVDTVITTRELAEMIKEVGIDFASLEDSDFDNPMGESTGAGDIFGTSGGVIEATVRTAYNIITEKDLEKVEFYDLRGLRGIKYATVDIEGREIKIAVANGLGNTRRLLEKLKNKEISLDAIEVMACPGGCIGGGGQPYHHGDISILKKRSEGLYKLDESKKLRKSYENPYIKDLYDEYLKEPGSEKAHNLLHTSYKASPKL
- a CDS encoding NADH-ubiquinone oxidoreductase-F iron-sulfur binding region domain-containing protein; this encodes MNKKELLDLKEKSLAELREKIDYSKIYEDDKGDFKLKGDFFENQKRLVLKNCGIIDPSSIEDYIGLDGYKALYKAIFELDRKEIIDIVKDSGLRGRGGAGFPTGRKWEAAFLQDTDIKYIICNADEGDPGAFMDRSVLELDPHSVLEAMAICARAIGSNKGFIYVRAEYPKAVRALEIAIDQAKKYNLLGDNILGSDFSFDIELRLGAGAFVCGEGTALMESIEGRRGMPRNKEYRTTVRGLWGKPTVINNVETFANIAQIINKGSAWFRSFGTEKSPGTKVFALSGKVKNAGLVEVEMGTSIDQIVYDIGKGIQNDKDAKAVQTGGPSGGCIPKRLFDTACDFESLGAIGSIMGSGGMVVMDEDDCMVDVARFFLEFSVDESCGKCTPCRIGNKRLFEMLDDITKGKANHETLDKLEELSEIVSEASLCGLGKSSPNPIISTMRYFYDEYEAHVNENKTCPSKRCISLLNYTIGEDCIGCGKCKRLCPNEAIAGEARKKHEINQDKCIKCGQCKDNCPINAIALA